The following nucleotide sequence is from Mesobacillus jeotgali.
ATATGAAGACGATCCATACCGAACTTGGCAATATTACTGATGTCGTCAACCGCCTGGCGCTGGCAAACCCGAATATCTCCTTCAGGCTTATCCATAATGGGCGCCAGCTTTTGAAGACAACAGGAAATGGGGATGTTCGCCAGGTGCTGGCTGCCATTTACGGGATTAATATGGTCAAAGCTATGATCCCAATCTCTGGAGAGTCTCTAGATTATAAGATTAGCGGTTATATTTCAATGCCGGAAATCACCAGGGCATCACGAAATTATATTTCGACGATGATTAATGGCCGTTTTATCAAAAATTATGCTCTTGTTAAAGCAATCCAGGAAGGGTACCATACGCTGCTCCCGATCGGCAGGTATCCAGTTGTCCTGCTGAATATTGAAATGGACCCGCTTTTGATAGATGTGAATGTCCATCCATCCAAGATGGAAGTGCGATTAAGCAAGGAGCAGGAGTTGAATGAGCTCGTCTCGAGCGTCATAAAGAACGCTTTTAAGACGAAGGAATTAATACCGGCTGGGATGGTTAGCCAGAAGCAGGAGAAACCCAAGTCAGAACAAACATTCATGGACCTGGACCATTTGCCTAAAGCTGAAGAAAAGTCTTCAATGATCCAGTCAACCATTGAGCGCAGGCCATTTGTGGAGGAGAAGGCTGTTGAGCTGACCAAAAGCTATAAAGCTGCTGAAGTACAAGAAGCTTCACAGCAGGAAGCTCCTGACTGGAGAAATGCCTTGGTAGCTCAAGAGAATCCAGCACTTTCATTTGCTGCACCTGATGAAAACGAAATTGTTCAAGAAGATGGAATGACAGAACCGGCTGCCTCAACAGCAGCTTCCGAACAGCCTGCTGAAGTGCAGGCTTCCCGTGTCCCTCCTCTTTATCCAATTGGGCAAATGCACGGTACTTATATTCTCGCTCAAAACGACCGCGGATTATATATAATTGACCAGCATGCTGCCCAGGAGAGAATCAAGTATGAGTATTTCAGGGACAAGGTAGGCGAGGTAGCGACCGAGCTTCAGGAAATGCTCATGCCAATAACACTTGAGTACTCAGCCGATGAGTGCATAAAAATCAATGAGCACCAACATGAGCTGGAAAAAGTGGGAGTCTTCCTTGAGCCATTCGGCTACAACAGCTTCATCGTCCGCTCACACCCGCAGTGGTTCCCTCCCGGTGAGGAAAAAGAGCTGATTGAAGACATGATTGAACAACTCTTGATGATGAAAAAAGTGGATATTAAAAAGCTTAGGGAAGAAGCAGCCATCATGATGAGCTGCAAGGCATCCATCAAAGCAAATCATCACCTGCGCAACGACGAGATCCAGGCATTGCTGGATGAATTGCGGCGTTCGTCCGACCCGTTTACATGTCCTCATGGCCGGCCAATCATCGTTCATTACTCCACATATGAAATGGAGAAAATGTTTAAAAGGGTAATGTGATTCAAAAGAAACAGTGTTTCCAATTGGGAGCACTGTTTTTTATGTAAGAAAATTTTACTTCAGTTGGATAAAAATCCTTTAATTCCTCTTCCTTGTGGTGTAAAATTACACTAATAGGAAAATTATAAAATCACCAAATTAGTTATTGGCTCTTATACTTTTAAAAGGGGGCGATAGATTGTTTGTCATTTCATTATTAATCTTCATCTTACCAGTCGTTATATTGATTTTTGCAGTGGCATTTGCAGTGAAAAATAAAGAGCAAGGGGGAGAGAAAGTGGTCAGACATTTATATACCTATCTCGTATTGTTTGCTACATTGATGATGGTCATTGGGGGAGGCGTTTCGATCTTCATGGCGACGGCGGATCTTGTCAGCCCAACTGGATACTATCAAAGTTTTACAGAATATAAGCAAAATATGACCATTGGCAAAATTGAAAATTCCAAAACAGAACTGACTGAGGAAGAACTCCGCAGCAACTATGATTTGTATGTAACAGAAGAAAAGGCGAGGCAAAAAGACAGGGCAGTCAATCAAATTATCAAAAGCCTGGGCTTTATCGTCATTCCTTTGCCGGTTTTCCTGTATTTTAATAGGCTGAGGAAACAATATAAAGAGTGAATAGGAAGGCACTGTTCATCTGAACAGTGCCTGTTTAAATTATATAAGAGGAAAATATCCCATCATACACGAATACTTTATGAATGAAGAAAGGAAGTGAATTTGAATGTTTAAACGACCAAAGTTGGAAGAATTCCCTGCCTATACACGGAATTATATTAAACTGGTTCCTGAAGGAGACATCGTCGATATTCTTACTGAACAGCTGGATACTACATATAATCTATTATCCCAAGTAACCGAAGATCAGGCCGACTACCGCTATGAGGATGGGAAATGGTCTTTGTCTGAGGTGCTTGGACATCTCACAGATACTGAAAGAATCATGGCCTACAGAATCCTTCGCATTGCAAGAGGCGACCAGAACCCTCTCGTGGGGTTCGATGAGAATGAATTTGTTAAGAAAGCTTCCTTTTACGAGCGCCCTATGACTGATCTTTTGGAAGACTATCAGAATGTTAGAACAGCAACGACTAGTTTGTTAAAAGGCCTGCCACAACACTCGTTAAAATACCGGAGCAATGCGAATGGATTCGAAGTTACGGTGGAAACAGTTGCTTATATGGTCGCTGGGCATGAACGTCATCATCTGAAAATTATTGAAGAGAAGTATTTATAGAAAAGTGGGATTTATATGACTGAAGGAGTTGGGAAACTCAAAAGGCCATATAAAGGTTCAATGATAGAATGAATGCTTTGAAATGTAAACGAAAAGACCGCAAAATCATTGCGGTCTTTTCGTTCTTTTGCTTTATTTTACAGCGGGCTGCAGTTTATGGATGTACTGCAACGCTTTACCTGTACCGATTGCAACGGATTCCAGCGGGTTTGGAGCGATGTGTACTGGAACGACCATCTCGCTTCCAAGCCAATCCTGCATTCCATTCAACAAAGCACCGCCGCCAGAAAGGATCACGCCGCGATCGACAATATCACCGCTAAGTTCTGCAGGGCAGTCCTCAAGCGTAGCCCGTATCGCTTCCATGATATGAAGCAGGGATTCTTTTAATGTTTCCCTGATCTCATAAGAGTTTAGAGTAACGGTCTTTGGCAGGCCAGTTACTAAGTCACGTCCACGTATTTCCATTTCCATCATTTCGTGGTCAACAAGGGCGTAGCCAATCTCCATTTTGATTTTTTCAGCTGTTCTTTCACCAATGAGGACATTGTATTCTTTTCGTACATATTGAACAATGTCTTCGTCCATTCTGTCCCCAGCGATGCGAATGGAATGGCAGGCAACGACTCCGCCGTATGAAATGATTGCAACTTCTGTAGTGCCGCCGCCGATATCAACAACTACGTTCGCTACCGGCTCATCAACAGGGAGTCCTGCCCCGATTGCAGCTGCAACTGGTTCCTCTATGAGATGAACCTTCTTTGCACCGGCATTTCTGACTGCATCCTGAATCGCACGTCGTTCGACGCTCGTTGAACCAGAAGGTGTGCAGACGACAACATCCGGTTTACGGAGAGCAAATCCTCCTGTTTTTGAAGCTTTCTTCATGATTTGTTTTAGCATTTCAGTTGTTACGTCAAAATCAGCAATGACTCCATCTTTTAAAGGACGGATTGCTACGATCTTTCCAGGTGTCTTTCCGATCATTTCCTTTGCTTCCTTGCCGACCGCAAGAACATTTTTTGTCTCTGTATCGATCGCCACTACTGAAGGTTCGTTCAAAGCGACTCCTTTATTTTTACTATATACAAGTGTGTTGGCTGTACCTAAATCAATTCCTATTTCTGTAGTTGATAACATAGTGTGTTCACCCAGTTCCCTAAAAATTATTAACCATCATAGACTTCTATTAAACTATCATGAATGTGGGGGTGAAAGGTTGTTTGTTACTGAAACGTTATCTAACTGTAAAAGTTGAGGAAAATTTTTTCAAAAGATGATATAAGAGAATAACATTTGTAAAATTCGGGTATAATGCATAGATGTTCAACTGCTTTCTATTTAATGGTAAGATAAATTTATGATGTCAGAGATGAAATGACTGACACCCTCTATGAAAAGGCAGTGTGAAATTTTTTGGAACAAAAACAGAAATTGATTGTGTTAATCGGGCCGACTGCAGTTGGCAAAACAAAGCTGAGCATTGAGCTTGCGAAAAAGTTCAACGGTGAAATCATTAGCGGTGATTCCATGCAAATATACAAAGGGATGGATATCGGCACCGCGAAAATCACCAAGGAAGAAATGGAAGGGATCCCCCATCATTTAATTGATATCAAGAAACCTGAAGAAAGCTTCTCAACCGCTGAATTCCAGGAGCTTGTCCGCAAGAAAATCGATGAAATCAGTTCTCGCGGGAGGATGCCAATGATTGTCGGCGGTACGGGATTATACATCCAGTCAGTGATCTTTGATTATCATTTCACGGATACACCCTCAGACCCCACATTCAGGCGCAGTTTGGAGCAAGCAGTAGAGGAAAACGGTCAGGAATTTTTACATGGAAAATTGAAGGATGCGGACCCCGTAAGCGCATCACGTATACATCCTAATAATGTCCGGCGTGTCATCAGGGCGCTGGAGATTATCCACTGCACGGGCAAAACAGCTGGAGAACTGCAGGAGAACCAATCACCGGAACTTCTGTATGATACAGCACTAATCGGCCTGACAATGGACAGGGAGATGCTATACAATAGAATCAATTACCGTGTCGACCTAATGATGAAGCAGGGGCTCCTTGATGAGGTCCAATACTTTTATGAAAAGGGCTTAAGGGAATGCCAGTCCATCCAGGCGATTGGATACAAAGAGCTTTACGACTACTTTGACGGCAAGGTTTCATTAGCGCTGGCAATCGAGAATTTAAAACAAAATTCCCGCCGATATGCAAAAAGGCAGCTAACATGGTTTCGAAACAAGATGAATGTGGAATGGTTTGATATGTCAGAGTCAAAAGACGCTGAAAAAAAATTCGCTGAAATTTCGAAGTTCATTGAAGGAAAGCTCAAGATAAAAGCGAATACATAATAATAGAGATAAAAGAGGAGGATCCGCCCATGAAACAAGTGAACATTCAGGACCAGTATTTAAACCAGCTCCGCAAGGACAATATCAATGTGACCGTCTTCTTATTGAACGGATTTCAATTGAGAGGCCAGATTAAAGGTTTTGATAACTTTACCGTGCTTTTCGAATCAGAAGGAAAACAGCAGCTTGTTTATAAGCACGCTATCTCAACATTCGCACCGCAAAAGAATGTCCAGATCGATTTCGATGCTCAGGCTTAATTAAATAACGAGTAAGAAAACCCGCCTTGTGCGGGTTTTTTCTTTTATTTGGTTTTCTTGGAACCAGCTGCTTGAGTCAAAAATACCCTTATCCAGGAAGAACCGGCCCCATAAGGGTACAATAACATCCGAAATCATCGATATTTATTTTGAAAATGAATTTCCACCTTCCTGAATACATATAAATATAGAAGTTTATTTCTTGGGAAACCGCATAATGTGACAATAGCAAAAATATGCTGCTAGAACTTGTCGAATAAATCGAGGCCTCCCCAAAAAGGGTATTATTTTATTATGATATATATGTTTTGTACACCATATAGGCGGATATCACAAATACAACTATGATGCGTATACTGTTTCCAGAATGAGAGGTGAAATCTTTGGACCAACCGCTTCGTAAGAAAAACAACGGTCAAATCAGTATTGTATTGAACGCACAGCAAAGGAAGACGTTGACAAAGGAATTGCCTGAGTCGCAGCTGGTTCCAAAGTCAATCCCGCAGGAGCATGCAGCTTTGAAGGAAATTGAGGAAGAGCTCGGGGCACTTGTTGGCATGGAAGAAATGAAAAGGATGATTAAAGAGATTTATGCCTGGATCTATGTGAACAAAAAACGGGAAGAAATGGGACTGAAAGCTGGAAAACAGGCTCTTCACATGATGTTCAAGGGCAATCCGGGAACGGGAAAGACAACGGTCGCCAGGATTATCGGAAAGCTTTTCCTTAAGATGAATGTCCTTTCGAAAGGGCATCTAATCGAAGCAGAAAGAGCTGACCTTGTTGGTGAGTATATCGGGCATACCGCGCAAAAAACGCGCGATTTGATAAAAAAGGCAATGGGAGGCATCCTGTTCATTGATGAAGCCTATTCCCTCGGCCGAGGCGGAGAAAAGGATTTCGGCAAGGAAGCGATTGATACCCTTGTTAAACATATGGAGGATAAACAGCATGAATTCATCTTGATCCTTGCCGGATATTCGAGAGAAATGGAATTTTTCCTTACACTTAACCCGGGACTTCATTCAAGGTTTCCGCTCGTAATCGATTTTCCCGACTATTCAATAGACCAGCTTATGGATATAGGACAGCGTATGCTGAAGGAAAGGGAATATAGTCTGAGTCACGAGGCAGAACGGAAATTGCGGGAGCACCTTGTAAATGTAAAATCAACACTTGGGGCAGCGGCATTTTCGAACGGTCGCTATGTTCGAAACGTGATTGAAAAATCAATCCGGGCACAGGCAATGCGGCTGTTAATGCAGAATCAGTATGACCGACATGAACTGATGACCCTACGAAGCAATGACCTTGTTTTTACAGATGATAACAGGGGGAAATAATGTCAGCATCTTTGTTGACATTATTTTTTTGGTTTGATAATATACCCATATAGGTATAATTCGTAGTCATTGGGGGATATTAAGATGAACGAAATTATAGTTTACACAACAAATACTTGTCCTTACTGCACAATGCTGAAAAATTTCCTGGATGATAAAGGTTTGGCTTACAAAGAAGTGAACGTACAGCAAGACCCGATTGCGGCACAAAGATTGGTCAACGCAACAGGACAAATGGGTGTGCCACAGTCAAATGTAAACGGGAAATGGGTATTAGGCTTCGATCCAAATTCAATCATGTCATTCTTAAATTAGTTACAGAGGATTCCAGTTTTCCTGGGATCCTTTTTTATTTTTAAGGAGTCAACGATTGCATATCGATTTTAAGTTTAAAGGAAGTAAATAAAGGGTAAAGATTGGGGTTTCCTTAAAGTTTTTTGGGAAAACTAATCTTTATCGTAAAAATGAGTGCTTAACTTATATAGAGAAAAAAGGAGCTAACAATTATGGGGTATGAGTATAATCATGAGATTGCAGGTTATGATTTTGGCTGGGATGTAAAATCCGGAAAGTTTACGTTCGAGGGTCAGGATGCAGTGCTGTTTTGGATTTCTTCAGCAATGAAAACCTTTTTTGATACGATCGAAGAGATTTCTGGAGAAGAGGCATCCAACCTGGTTTTTGAAACAACTGGGTTTCGCCAGGGACTTGTGGTTGGCCAATATTTTGAAAAAATGAAAGAGGTAAGCGTATCTGAAGCTGCTGATATGATCACAAGTACATATGCAACCGCCGGATGGGGGTTGACTATTATCAAGGATTTGGATTTTGAAACGAAAACATTTACAGCCTTTATGAAGGACAGCTGGGAGCATAAAGTGAATATTGCCCAGGGAAAAAAAGTGGGAGGAAGATTCTTGCCCGCTCATTATGCTGGAGTTTTTTCCGGACTATTCGGTACAAATATCTGGTATGAAATCAAACAGCATCAGTTAGAAGGGCACGAATACAGTGTGATTGAGTATTTCCCTTCAGATGTCACAATCGCTGATAATATTCATCAGCTGGCACGAAAGAAAGAATCAGAACAAATCAGGAAACTCGAAGGCCTTGTTGAAGAAAAGACTGCTGTATTAAAGGAGCTGGTCAATAAGCTTTCCTCTCCGATTATCCCGGTTCTTGAGGGAGTCGTCGTCGTCCCACTGATCGGAAAATATGAAGAAGACAGGGCAGATCAGCTGATTGTAAACACCCTGAATCGACTGCCATCCTATAAAGCAAGCTATCTCGTCCTGGATTTGACAGGTATGGACCAGGAAATCGGACCGCATGCAGTCAGTCTGATTGAGAAAATTGGGTCTGCAGCTAGGCTTATTGGTACGAAAACCATTCTGGTCGGGATTTCATCCACACTTGGGATTGAAATAACCCAGTCCAACATCAATCTCTCGAAATTTGATTGCTTCCAGACATTGCAGCATGGCATCCACTACGCTATCGGGCAGATGGGAAGGAAGATTATATAGTTAGAAAAAAAGCAGAGCTGATTCATGTTGAATCAGCTCTGCTTTCTAGTGTACTCCCAGCTTCCGGACTGGCAAATGCCATTTGTAGGTGTATGACAGTACGCGGAGTGCCGTGATGACTGCAAAAAGTCCATAGAGTTCGACAGCTTTATCAGCCATTCCGAGGCCGATGACTAGTCCGGCAAGAACAGCCCAGACGGCATATATTTCCGCCTTCAATACTAATGGTTTTCTGCCGGCGAGCAGATCACGGATGATTCCGCCGCCGCTTCCAGTCAATACAGCAGCTACGATGACGGCGCTTAAAGGATGCCCCATATTTGATGCGTAGATCGCGCCTTGGATCGCAAAAGCTGCAAGCCCGATGGCATCGAAAAAGTTGCCCCATCGCTGCCAGTGTTTTAATAGATTACTAGGAAATAAAAAAACGATGGTAATTGACAACAAGGCCAAATTGAAAAATAGCCCCTGTTCCCATAGTGCTGATACTGGTACCCCGATTAATAGGTTGCGGATTGCACCGCCGCCAAATGCCGTTACGATTCCTAATATATAAACTCCGAAGATATCATATTCTTCTTCCATTGCGATGATTGCACCGCTGATCGCGAATGCTACTGTTCCAATCATGCTGAGTACTTCCCATGTCATCATGTTTTTCTCCTCTTGTTAAAATAATGCCTCAATACTAAAATAGTTAAATGAAAACATATTGATTTTATCATGTTTATTCCAATTTACAACCACTTTTACACTTACTTTCAAAATTTTTGTTTGCGGCATTATTTTGGTATGATGTCATTAGCTATATATATGGAAAGAAGGGTGTTATTTGGAACAGGAAAACGTATTTGAAAAAGTGATTCTTGTTGGCTGTCAGACGACTGAAGAAGAAGATCTTCGTTTTCAATATTCAATGGAGGAACTTGAATCACTTACGGAAACGGCAAAGGGAAATGTCCTGATGCAGGTTGTCCAAAAGCGGCCAAAGGTCCATCCTGCTACATACATTGGCAAAGGGAAGGTGGAAGAGCTCCAGGCACTTGAGGAGGAGCTCGAGCCGGATTTAATTATTTTTAATGATGAACTGTCGCCAAGCCAAAACCGCAATCTTTCAGCCGGCTTAAAGGCGAGAGTCATCGACCGTACACAGCTGATCCTTGATATTTTCGCTCAAAGGGCCCGCTCGAAAGAAGGGAAACTCCAGGTCGAGCTTGCTCAGCTTCAGTATCTTCTGCCGCGTCTTGGCGGTAAAGGGATTGAAATGTCACGACTTGGTGCGGGAATCGGGACGAGGGGACCTGGTGAAACAAAGCTGGAGTCAGACCGCCGGCACATCCGCAAACGTATCGATGATATTAAAACGCAATTGTCAGTCATCGTTCAGCACCGTGACCGCTACCGGGAGCGCCGGAAGAAGAACAAAACGTTCCAGATTGCTTTAGTCGGGTATACGAACGCAGGAAAGTCCACTCTTTTTAACCGGTTGACAGAAGCAGAGTCGTTTGAAGAAAATCAATTATTCGCTACCCTGGATCCAATGACTAGGAAAGCGATTTTACCAAGCGGCTTTACGGCTCTCCTGACAGATACGGTCGGATTCATCCAGGACTTGCCGACCACCTTGATCGCAGCTTTCCGTTCAACTCTGGAAGAAGTACGTGAAGCTGATTTGCTCCTGCATGTAGTGGATATGTCCAATGAGGATTATTTTTCACATGAACAGACAGTCAATAAATTGCTGGAGGACCTTGAAGTCCACCAAATCCCGCAGATTACCGTCTATAACAAGCGGGATATCGCCCACCAGGATTTCGTGCCAAATGCACAAAATGATACGGCGTTCATAAGTGCGTTCAGTGAGGAAGACCGCAGGAATCTCCTTGTGAAAATTGAACAGTCCATCATCGGAATGATGGAGCCATTCCATGTCCTTGTGCCGTCAGATGAAGGAAAACTGCTGGCACAGCTGAAAAATGAGACCATTCTTCGTGAGCTTGCTTTTGATGAAGATAAGCAGGGCTATGTCTGCAAGGGCTACTCTTTGACAGACCATCAGATTACCGGCCAGCTGAAACGGTTCTCGGTATAAATTGATTTTTCTTAAAAGATAGGAGAGCAACATGTTTAAACAACTAAAAAACGGGCAGATGCTGCAGCCTCTTGTCAGCGAAATTGAGCAGCAAATTGCACATGTGCACAAAAATATAGATGAAC
It contains:
- the mreBH gene encoding rod-share determining protein MreBH, with amino-acid sequence MLSTTEIGIDLGTANTLVYSKNKGVALNEPSVVAIDTETKNVLAVGKEAKEMIGKTPGKIVAIRPLKDGVIADFDVTTEMLKQIMKKASKTGGFALRKPDVVVCTPSGSTSVERRAIQDAVRNAGAKKVHLIEEPVAAAIGAGLPVDEPVANVVVDIGGGTTEVAIISYGGVVACHSIRIAGDRMDEDIVQYVRKEYNVLIGERTAEKIKMEIGYALVDHEMMEMEIRGRDLVTGLPKTVTLNSYEIRETLKESLLHIMEAIRATLEDCPAELSGDIVDRGVILSGGGALLNGMQDWLGSEMVVPVHIAPNPLESVAIGTGKALQYIHKLQPAVK
- the spoVK gene encoding stage V sporulation protein K; translation: MDQPLRKKNNGQISIVLNAQQRKTLTKELPESQLVPKSIPQEHAALKEIEEELGALVGMEEMKRMIKEIYAWIYVNKKREEMGLKAGKQALHMMFKGNPGTGKTTVARIIGKLFLKMNVLSKGHLIEAERADLVGEYIGHTAQKTRDLIKKAMGGILFIDEAYSLGRGGEKDFGKEAIDTLVKHMEDKQHEFILILAGYSREMEFFLTLNPGLHSRFPLVIDFPDYSIDQLMDIGQRMLKEREYSLSHEAERKLREHLVNVKSTLGAAAFSNGRYVRNVIEKSIRAQAMRLLMQNQYDRHELMTLRSNDLVFTDDNRGK
- the mutL gene encoding DNA mismatch repair endonuclease MutL, which produces MAKIIQLDDALSNKIAAGEVVERPASVVKELLENAIDANSTVIEIDLEEAGLARIRITDNGDGIEEDDVLVAFQRHATSKIKNENDLFRIRTLGFRGEALPSIASVSRLEMKTSTGIEGNKVVIEGGKVESVEKADSRKGTDISISDLFFNTPARLKYMKTIHTELGNITDVVNRLALANPNISFRLIHNGRQLLKTTGNGDVRQVLAAIYGINMVKAMIPISGESLDYKISGYISMPEITRASRNYISTMINGRFIKNYALVKAIQEGYHTLLPIGRYPVVLLNIEMDPLLIDVNVHPSKMEVRLSKEQELNELVSSVIKNAFKTKELIPAGMVSQKQEKPKSEQTFMDLDHLPKAEEKSSMIQSTIERRPFVEEKAVELTKSYKAAEVQEASQQEAPDWRNALVAQENPALSFAAPDENEIVQEDGMTEPAASTAASEQPAEVQASRVPPLYPIGQMHGTYILAQNDRGLYIIDQHAAQERIKYEYFRDKVGEVATELQEMLMPITLEYSADECIKINEHQHELEKVGVFLEPFGYNSFIVRSHPQWFPPGEEKELIEDMIEQLLMMKKVDIKKLREEAAIMMSCKASIKANHHLRNDEIQALLDELRRSSDPFTCPHGRPIIVHYSTYEMEKMFKRVM
- the hflX gene encoding GTPase HflX: MEQENVFEKVILVGCQTTEEEDLRFQYSMEELESLTETAKGNVLMQVVQKRPKVHPATYIGKGKVEELQALEEELEPDLIIFNDELSPSQNRNLSAGLKARVIDRTQLILDIFAQRARSKEGKLQVELAQLQYLLPRLGGKGIEMSRLGAGIGTRGPGETKLESDRRHIRKRIDDIKTQLSVIVQHRDRYRERRKKNKTFQIALVGYTNAGKSTLFNRLTEAESFEENQLFATLDPMTRKAILPSGFTALLTDTVGFIQDLPTTLIAAFRSTLEEVREADLLLHVVDMSNEDYFSHEQTVNKLLEDLEVHQIPQITVYNKRDIAHQDFVPNAQNDTAFISAFSEEDRRNLLVKIEQSIIGMMEPFHVLVPSDEGKLLAQLKNETILRELAFDEDKQGYVCKGYSLTDHQITGQLKRFSV
- a CDS encoding glutaredoxin family protein, producing the protein MNEIIVYTTNTCPYCTMLKNFLDDKGLAYKEVNVQQDPIAAQRLVNATGQMGVPQSNVNGKWVLGFDPNSIMSFLN
- the miaA gene encoding tRNA (adenosine(37)-N6)-dimethylallyltransferase MiaA, which codes for MEQKQKLIVLIGPTAVGKTKLSIELAKKFNGEIISGDSMQIYKGMDIGTAKITKEEMEGIPHHLIDIKKPEESFSTAEFQELVRKKIDEISSRGRMPMIVGGTGLYIQSVIFDYHFTDTPSDPTFRRSLEQAVEENGQEFLHGKLKDADPVSASRIHPNNVRRVIRALEIIHCTGKTAGELQENQSPELLYDTALIGLTMDREMLYNRINYRVDLMMKQGLLDEVQYFYEKGLRECQSIQAIGYKELYDYFDGKVSLALAIENLKQNSRRYAKRQLTWFRNKMNVEWFDMSESKDAEKKFAEISKFIEGKLKIKANT
- a CDS encoding DinB family protein, translating into MFKRPKLEEFPAYTRNYIKLVPEGDIVDILTEQLDTTYNLLSQVTEDQADYRYEDGKWSLSEVLGHLTDTERIMAYRILRIARGDQNPLVGFDENEFVKKASFYERPMTDLLEDYQNVRTATTSLLKGLPQHSLKYRSNANGFEVTVETVAYMVAGHERHHLKIIEEKYL
- the hfq gene encoding RNA chaperone Hfq, with protein sequence MKQVNIQDQYLNQLRKDNINVTVFLLNGFQLRGQIKGFDNFTVLFESEGKQQLVYKHAISTFAPQKNVQIDFDAQA
- a CDS encoding STAS domain-containing protein; the encoded protein is MGYEYNHEIAGYDFGWDVKSGKFTFEGQDAVLFWISSAMKTFFDTIEEISGEEASNLVFETTGFRQGLVVGQYFEKMKEVSVSEAADMITSTYATAGWGLTIIKDLDFETKTFTAFMKDSWEHKVNIAQGKKVGGRFLPAHYAGVFSGLFGTNIWYEIKQHQLEGHEYSVIEYFPSDVTIADNIHQLARKKESEQIRKLEGLVEEKTAVLKELVNKLSSPIIPVLEGVVVVPLIGKYEEDRADQLIVNTLNRLPSYKASYLVLDLTGMDQEIGPHAVSLIEKIGSAARLIGTKTILVGISSTLGIEITQSNINLSKFDCFQTLQHGIHYAIGQMGRKII
- a CDS encoding trimeric intracellular cation channel family protein, which gives rise to MTWEVLSMIGTVAFAISGAIIAMEEEYDIFGVYILGIVTAFGGGAIRNLLIGVPVSALWEQGLFFNLALLSITIVFLFPSNLLKHWQRWGNFFDAIGLAAFAIQGAIYASNMGHPLSAVIVAAVLTGSGGGIIRDLLAGRKPLVLKAEIYAVWAVLAGLVIGLGMADKAVELYGLFAVITALRVLSYTYKWHLPVRKLGVH